In a single window of the Zea mays cultivar B73 chromosome 5, Zm-B73-REFERENCE-NAM-5.0, whole genome shotgun sequence genome:
- the LOC100272460 gene encoding uncharacterized protein LOC100272460, whose translation MSGLANGGVEVKQTPASPVPKSVESSLPLVKIPTPESSKENSGVMWISSPDRLEDPRRPFQYSNSSGSPCVSESGSDIYSKREVIQKLRQHLKKRDEMIMEMQTQIADLKNSLNIQVTQSSNLQSQLDAANRDLFESEREIQHLRKIIADHCVTEALSHDKPLQAAHWQPDAANGHSNGYGDGCVDDADLHCISIEKRKVEVERVEMLKKEVVELKEVIEGKDFVLQSYKEQKVELFSKIRELQEKLSAQVPIIL comes from the exons ATGTCAG GGCTTGCAAATGGTGGAGTGGAAGTCAAGCAAACACCTGCAAGTCCTGTACCCAAATCAGTTGAATCCTCACTTCCACTTGTCAAGATACCCACACCAGAATCAAGCAAAGAGAACAGCGGTGTTATGTGGATATCCTCACCTGATCGGCTTGAAGATCCTCGAAGGCCATTTCAGTACTCTAACAGTTCTGGCTCTCCCTGTGTTTCAGAATCAGGATCTGACATTTATAGCAAAAGAGAGGTCATACAGAAGCTAAGACAGCACCTCAAGAAACGTGATGAGATGATCATGGAGATGCAAACTCAGATTGCTGATCTTAAGAACTCTCTTAACATTCAGGTGACACAGTCCAGCAATCTGCAGTCTCAATTGGATGCTGCCAATCGTGATCTGTTTGAATCTGAACGAGAGATTCAGCATCTAAGGAAGATTATTGCAGATCATTGTGTCACAGAAGCACTCTCTCATGATAAACCTTTGCAAGCTGCGCATTGGCAGCCAGATGCCGCAAATGGGCATTCTAATGGCTATGGTGATGGTTGTGTTGATGATGCTGACCTGCATTGTATTAGCATCGAGAAGAGGAAGGTAGAAGTAGAGAGGGTGGAGATGCTCAAGAAAGAGGTGGTTGAACTGAAGGAAGTCATTGAGGGAAAGGACTTTGTGCTTCAGAGCTACAAGGAACAGAAGGTGGAACTCTTCTCAAAGATCAGGGAGTTGCAGGAAAAGCTCTCAGCACAAGTGCCAATCATCTTGTAG
- the LOC100279168 gene encoding uncharacterized protein LOC100279168 precursor yields MGCTRASSTLLMVVVAISVLALDHSVANARQVRSPSMSTGEHHPSRNKEALQATTTKEHGAVHTGGGAGTVHMSPGSTGEAGVVGQPIFGGRGENSSPAAAEKVAVVVARYGPRPHPKKHN; encoded by the exons ATGGGTTGCACAAGGGCCTCTTCAACTCTTCTCATGGTCGTCGTGGCCATCTCCGTGCTCGCACTAGACCATTCCGTTGCTAATGCTCGCCAGG TGAGGAGCCCGTCCATGTCGACCGGAGAGCACCATCCGTCTAGGAACAAGGAAGCACTGCAAGCGACGACGACGAAggagcacggcgcggtgcacaccGGGGGCGGCGCTGGAACCGTGCACATGAGTCCGGGATCAACCGGAGAAGCAGGCGTGGTCGGACAACCGATCTTCGGCGGCCGCGGAGAAAACAGCAGCCCCGCCGCTGCCGAGAAGGTAGCAGTAGTGGTCGCGAGATATGGACCCAGGCCTCACCCCAAAAAACACAACTAA
- the LOC100272460 gene encoding uncharacterized protein isoform X1, whose protein sequence is MKTKTSRSLQKSGRGNHVQGEGPNWVLVAGGVLLSTLSVKVVCKLKQLLDGKQQNNTSEAKGRPEACKLHSDLYRFSDQTGCYYCMSGLANGGVEVKQTPASPVPKSVESSLPLVKIPTPESSKENSGVMWISSPDRLEDPRRPFQYSNSSGSPCVSESGSDIYSKREVIQKLRQHLKKRDEMIMEMQTQIADLKNSLNIQVTQSSNLQSQLDAANRDLFESEREIQHLRKIIADHCVTEALSHDKPLQAAHWQPDAANGHSNGYGDGCVDDADLHCISIEKRKVEVERVEMLKKEVVELKEVIEGKDFVLQSYKEQKVELFSKIRELQEKLSAQVPIIL, encoded by the exons ATGAAGACTAAGACGAGTAGGAGCTTACAGAAGTCTGGGAGAGGTAACCATGTCCAAGGAGAAGGGCCAAACTGGGTTCTTGTTGCTGGCGGGGTTTTGCTTAGCACGCTTTCAGTCAAGGTTGTGTGCAAACTAAAGCAGTTGTTAGACGGGAAGCAGCAAAATAATACTTCCGAAG CTAAAGGAAGGCCTGAAGCATGCAAGCTGCATTCAGATCTCTACCGGTTCAGTGACCAAACTGGCTGCTACTACTGTATGTCAG GGCTTGCAAATGGTGGAGTGGAAGTCAAGCAAACACCTGCAAGTCCTGTACCCAAATCAGTTGAATCCTCACTTCCACTTGTCAAGATACCCACACCAGAATCAAGCAAAGAGAACAGCGGTGTTATGTGGATATCCTCACCTGATCGGCTTGAAGATCCTCGAAGGCCATTTCAGTACTCTAACAGTTCTGGCTCTCCCTGTGTTTCAGAATCAGGATCTGACATTTATAGCAAAAGAGAGGTCATACAGAAGCTAAGACAGCACCTCAAGAAACGTGATGAGATGATCATGGAGATGCAAACTCAGATTGCTGATCTTAAGAACTCTCTTAACATTCAGGTGACACAGTCCAGCAATCTGCAGTCTCAATTGGATGCTGCCAATCGTGATCTGTTTGAATCTGAACGAGAGATTCAGCATCTAAGGAAGATTATTGCAGATCATTGTGTCACAGAAGCACTCTCTCATGATAAACCTTTGCAAGCTGCGCATTGGCAGCCAGATGCCGCAAATGGGCATTCTAATGGCTATGGTGATGGTTGTGTTGATGATGCTGACCTGCATTGTATTAGCATCGAGAAGAGGAAGGTAGAAGTAGAGAGGGTGGAGATGCTCAAGAAAGAGGTGGTTGAACTGAAGGAAGTCATTGAGGGAAAGGACTTTGTGCTTCAGAGCTACAAGGAACAGAAGGTGGAACTCTTCTCAAAGATCAGGGAGTTGCAGGAAAAGCTCTCAGCACAAGTGCCAATCATCTTGTAG
- the LOC100272460 gene encoding uncharacterized protein isoform X2 → MKTKTSRSLQKSGRGNHVQGEGPNWVLVAGGVLLSTLSVKVVCKLKQLLDGKQQNNTSEAKGRPEACKLHSDLYRFSDQTGCYYWLANGGVEVKQTPASPVPKSVESSLPLVKIPTPESSKENSGVMWISSPDRLEDPRRPFQYSNSSGSPCVSESGSDIYSKREVIQKLRQHLKKRDEMIMEMQTQIADLKNSLNIQVTQSSNLQSQLDAANRDLFESEREIQHLRKIIADHCVTEALSHDKPLQAAHWQPDAANGHSNGYGDGCVDDADLHCISIEKRKVEVERVEMLKKEVVELKEVIEGKDFVLQSYKEQKVELFSKIRELQEKLSAQVPIIL, encoded by the exons ATGAAGACTAAGACGAGTAGGAGCTTACAGAAGTCTGGGAGAGGTAACCATGTCCAAGGAGAAGGGCCAAACTGGGTTCTTGTTGCTGGCGGGGTTTTGCTTAGCACGCTTTCAGTCAAGGTTGTGTGCAAACTAAAGCAGTTGTTAGACGGGAAGCAGCAAAATAATACTTCCGAAG CTAAAGGAAGGCCTGAAGCATGCAAGCTGCATTCAGATCTCTACCGGTTCAGTGACCAAACTGGCTGCTACTACT GGCTTGCAAATGGTGGAGTGGAAGTCAAGCAAACACCTGCAAGTCCTGTACCCAAATCAGTTGAATCCTCACTTCCACTTGTCAAGATACCCACACCAGAATCAAGCAAAGAGAACAGCGGTGTTATGTGGATATCCTCACCTGATCGGCTTGAAGATCCTCGAAGGCCATTTCAGTACTCTAACAGTTCTGGCTCTCCCTGTGTTTCAGAATCAGGATCTGACATTTATAGCAAAAGAGAGGTCATACAGAAGCTAAGACAGCACCTCAAGAAACGTGATGAGATGATCATGGAGATGCAAACTCAGATTGCTGATCTTAAGAACTCTCTTAACATTCAGGTGACACAGTCCAGCAATCTGCAGTCTCAATTGGATGCTGCCAATCGTGATCTGTTTGAATCTGAACGAGAGATTCAGCATCTAAGGAAGATTATTGCAGATCATTGTGTCACAGAAGCACTCTCTCATGATAAACCTTTGCAAGCTGCGCATTGGCAGCCAGATGCCGCAAATGGGCATTCTAATGGCTATGGTGATGGTTGTGTTGATGATGCTGACCTGCATTGTATTAGCATCGAGAAGAGGAAGGTAGAAGTAGAGAGGGTGGAGATGCTCAAGAAAGAGGTGGTTGAACTGAAGGAAGTCATTGAGGGAAAGGACTTTGTGCTTCAGAGCTACAAGGAACAGAAGGTGGAACTCTTCTCAAAGATCAGGGAGTTGCAGGAAAAGCTCTCAGCACAAGTGCCAATCATCTTGTAG
- the LOC100280208 gene encoding uncharacterized isoform X1 — protein MTRKMVEDKSSSQDTVQKSGHAVLGNVSYDKDVVEIKLADAIDSDNYVGNFVKDVCVDDGALLHRTASEEKPVDRRSSLDLSCQMIGADSDISYYGKEDHSRTSAHELKPEAVALAPLCNIGADSGREYDLEDRTGTGSIAGSPGEKKISLQELLLLESAEESRNTGAVNSESSEKHKCPLNEEEAAQTSKDGDPDAETVLANTFEHISDGISSKEKGSGCPATMARDQVDTATALDVREPQKLDRYNPSVDRRSREYTSVPECSIPGITDAASSTGSICSFHNATSSTATAGLGEGETLEPGADTLSAGSSDIGSSEKSHDNHSGSMFSKPIAGAYGNGKKQEKHGQMDEEHGIGTADDAAASTSSASTLAQDGSAPAVQETVPGSSSSSSRPAARAGDDPDLSGPSIMSGPVSMSGHIAYSGNVSLRSDSSTTSTQSFAFPVLQREWTSSPVRMAKAERRRSGGRHRVWRKGIICCKF, from the exons ATGACACGGAAAATGGTAGAAGACAAGAGTTCATCACAAGACACGGTACAGAAAAGTGGGCATGCTGTACTTGGGAATGTTTCTTATGACAAGGATGTTGTGGAGATAAAACTGGCAGACGCTATTGATTCCGATAACTACGTCGGTAATTTTGTCAAGGATGTCTGTGTCGATGACGGAGCACTGCTTCATCGGACGGCATCAGAAGAAAAACCAGTAGACAGAAGGTCATCCCTAGATCTCAGTTGCCAAATGATCGGTGCAGATAGTGACATAAGCTACTACGGGAAGGAAGATCATTCTAGAACATCTGCGCACGAACTAAAACCAGAAGCAGTTGCACTTGCACCTCTTTGTAACATCGGTGCAGATAGTGGCAGAGAGTATGATCTTGAAGATCGGACCGGTACTGGTTCCATCGCAGGCAGTCCTGGTGAGAAGAAGATAAGTTTGCAAGAGCTGCTTCTCCTTGAAAGTGCAGAAGAGTCCCGAAATACAGGCGCAGTAAACTCCGAGAGCAGTGAAAAGCATAAATGTCCtctgaatgaagaagaagctgcacAG ACTTCCAAGGACGGCGATCCTGACGCTGAGACTGTTTTGGCCAACACCTTTGAGCATATTAGTGATGGCATATCAAGTAAGGAGAAAGGCAGTGGTTGCCCAGCGACGATGGCTAGAGACCAGGTTGATACAGCTACGGCACTAGATGTGCGAGAGCCACAGAAACTTGATCGGTACAACCCTTCCGTTGATCGTCGGTCACGAGAGTACACATCGGTGCCTGAGTGCTCTATACCAGGAATCACAGATGCTGCCTCCTCCACGGGTTCCATCTGCTCTTTTCACAACGCGACGAGCAGCACCGCAACCGCAGGCTTGGGTGAAGGTGAAACACTTGAACCAGGGGCGGATACTCTCAGCGCAGGCAGCTCAGACATCGGTTCATCTGAAAAGAGCCACGACAACCACAGCGGAAGTATGTTTAGCAAGCCAATCGCTGGTGCATATGGGAATGGGAAGAAGCAAGAAAAACATGGTCAGATGGATGAGGAGCACGGCATAGGCACAGCAGACGACGCAGCCGCCAGTACGAGTTCTGCTTCTACCCTCGCGCAGGATGGCTCTGCGCCTGCGGTCCAAGAAACCGTGCctggtagtagtagtagtagttcgaGACCGGCAGCTCGCGCCGGTGACGACCCGGACCTCTCTGGTCCCAGTATAATGTCAGGCCCGGTGTCGATGTCGGGTCACATAGCATATTCTGGCAACGTCTCTCTCCGGTCAGATAGCAGCACGACTAGCACCCAGTCCTTTGCATTTCCAGT GTTGCAGAGGGAGTGGACCAGCAGCCCCGTCAGGATGGCGAAGGCAGAGCGCAGGCGCAGCGGTGGACGGCATCGCGTCTGGAGGAAAGGGATCATCTGCTGTAAATTCTGA